In a genomic window of Drosophila takahashii strain IR98-3 E-12201 chromosome 3L, DtakHiC1v2, whole genome shotgun sequence:
- the LOC108068878 gene encoding fibrous sheath CABYR-binding protein, which yields MKLFLACIFIAAATAAVIPVEQARHRRDVSELVNEYIPPSEEVGAELAQDPAALGDDGYRYKTVRRLKLRHRRDVSEIANDYLPPSEEVVSEEAPIEEAPVEEASQDSAVLAADGYQYKTVRRLKYRQRRDVSEIANEYLPPSEEVVADAPVEEVPVEEASQDSAVLSADGYKYKTVRRLKYRQRRDVSEIANEYLPPTEDAATEAPIEEAPVEEASQDSAVLAADGYQYKTVRRLKYRQRRDVSEIANEYLPPTEEVVADASVEEVPVEEASQDSAVLSADGYKYKTVRRLKYRQRRDVSEIANDYLPPSEEVVAEEAPVEEAPVEEASQDSAVLAADGYQYKTVRRLKYRQRRDVSEIANEYLPPTEDAATEAPIEEAPVEEASQDSAVLAADGYQYKTVRRLKYRQRRDVSEIANEYLPPSEEVVADAAVEEVPVEEANQDSAVLSADGYKYKTVRRLKYRQRRDVSEIANEYLPPTEEVVADAPVEEVPVEEASQDSAVLAADGYQYKTVRRLKYRQRRDVSEIANEYLPPTEEVVADAPVEEVPVEEASQDSAVLAADGYKYKTVRRLKYRQRRDVSEIANEYLPPVEDVATEAPVEEAPVEEASQDSAVLAADGYQYKTVRRLKYRQRRDVSEIANEYLPPSEEVVTEAPLEEAPVEEASQDSAVLAADGYQYKTVRRLKYRQRRDVSEIAGDYLPPTEEVEEVVADAPVEEASQDSAVLSADGYKYKTVRRLKLRHRRAL from the exons ATG AAACTTTTCTTAGCGTGCATCTTTATTGCCGCCGCGACGGCTGCAGTGATTCCTGTCGAACAAGCCAGGCACCGTCGTGACGTCTCCGAGCTCGTGAACGAGTACATCCCGCCGTCGGAGGAAGTTGGCGCCGAGTTGGCCCAAGACCCCGCCGCCCTGGGAGACGATGGATACCGCTACAAGACCGTGCGCCGCCTGAAGCTCCGTCATCGCCGTGATGTCTCCGAGATCGCCAATGATTACCTGCCCCCCTCGGAGGAGGTTGTGTCCGAAGAAGCCCCCATTGAGGAGGCTCCAGTTGAGGAGGCTTCTCAGGACTCCGCTGTTCTCGCTGCCGATGGATACCAATACAAGACTGTGCGTCGTCTGAAGTACCGTCAACGTCGTGATGTGTCTGAAATCGCCAACGAATATCTGCCCCCTTCGGAGGAGGTTGTTGCTGATGCCCCAGTTGAGGAGGTTCCCGTTGAAGAAGCTAGCCAGGATTCCGCTGTTCTTTCCGCCGATGGATACAAGTACAAGACTGTCCGCCGTCTAAAGTACCGCCAACGTCGTGATGTCTCCGAGATTGCCAACGAGTATCTGCCCCCTACTGAGGATGCTGCTACCGAAGCCCCCATTGAGGAAGCTCCAGTTGAGGAGGCTTCTCAGGATTCCGCTGTTCTTGCTGCCGATGGATACCAGTACAAAACCGTTCGTCGTCTGAAGTACCGCCAGCGTCGTGATGTCTCTGAGATCGCCAATGAGTACCTTCCTCCTACCGAAGAGGTTGTCGCTGATGCTTCAGTTGAGGAGGTTCCCGTTGAGGAAGCTAGCCAGGATTCCGCTGTTCTTTCCGCTGATGGATACAAGTACAAGACTGTCCGCCGCCTGAAGTACCGTCAACGTCGTGATGTCTCTGAGATTGCTAACGATTACCTGCCCCCCTCTGAGGAAGTTGTTGCCGAAGAAGCCCCCGTGGAAGAAGCTCCCGTAGAGGAAGCCTCCCAGGATTCCGCTGTCCTTGCTGCCGATGGTTACCAGTACAAGACTGTGCGTCGCCTAAAGTACCGTCAGCGTCGTGATGTCTCCGAGATCGCAAACGAGTATCTGCCTCCTACTGAGGATGCTGCCACCGAAGCCCCCATTGAGGAAGCTCCAGTTGAAGAAGCTAGCCAAGATTCCGCTGTTCTTGCTGCCGATGGATACCAATACAAGACTGTGCGTCGTCTGAAGTATCGTCAACGTCGTGATGTGTCTGAGATCGCCAACGAGTACCTTCCCCCTTCGGAGGAGGTTGTTGCTGATGCCGCAGTTGAGGAGGTTCCCGTTGAGGAGGCTAACCAAGATTCTGCTGTCCTTTCCGCTGATGGATACAAGTACAAGACTGTCCGCCGCTTGAAGTATCGCCAACGTCGTGACGTTTCCGAGATCGCCAATGAGTACCTTCCCCCCACCGAAGAGGTTGTCGCCGATGCTCCAGTTGAGGAAGTCCCCGTGGAGGAAGCTTCCCAGGATTCCGCTGTCCTTGCTGCCGATGGTTACCAGTACAAGACCGTGCGTCGCCTTAAATACCGCCAGCGTCGTGATGTCTCCGAGATCGCCAATGAGTACTTGCCCCCCACTGAGGAAGTTGTTGCTGATGCACCAGTGGAGGAGGTCCCCGTTGAGGAAGCTTCTCAGGATTCCGCTGTTCTGGCTGCTGATGGATACAAATACAAGACCGTTCGTCGTCTGAAGTACCGTCAACGTCGTGATGTCTCCGAGATCGCCAACGAATACCTGCCCCCAGTTGAGGATGTTGCCACCGAAGCCCCCGTTGAGGAAGCTCCAGTTGAGGAGGCCTCTCAGGACTCCGCTGTCCTGGCTGCCGATGGATACCAGTACAAGACTGTCCGCCGCCTGAAGTACCGCCAGCGTCGGGATGTTTCCGAGATCGCCAACGAGTACCTGCCCCCTTCGGAGGAGGTCGTCACCGAGGCTCCTTTGGAGGAGGCTCCCGTTGAGGAAGCTTCTCAGGACTCCGCCGTCCTGGCTGCCGATGGCTACCAGTACAAGACCGTGCGTCGCCTGAAGTACCGCCAGCGCCGCGATGTCTCCGAGATTGCCGGCGACTACCTGCCGCCCAccgaggaggtggaggaggtggtggcTGATGCGCCCGTCGAGGAAGCTTCCCAGGACTCCGCCGTGCTCTCTGCTGATGGATACAAGTACAAGACTGTCCGCCGCCTGAAGCTGCGTCATCGCCGTGCTCTGTAA